A region of Planococcus sp. MSAK28401 DNA encodes the following proteins:
- a CDS encoding Fe(3+) ABC transporter substrate-binding protein produces the protein MKKLFSFLLVLGTLLILAACGSSNNSEEQPAETSGDETETASNEVNLYTARHYDVDDELYKKFEEETGIKVNLIKGEADELLERIKREGDATQADLFLTADAGRLHRAKEDGILQSVSSDVLDEQIPANFQDEDQMWYGLTKRARVIMYDKEKVDPSELSTYEALTEDEWVGRVLIRSSENIYNQSLLASFIELNGEEEAKEWAAGMVDNFARDPEGGDRDQAKAIAAGVGDVAIMNTYYFGQMLNSEDPEEVKVAEGLDVFFPNQDTTGTHVNVSGAGVVKSAKNQENAIKLLEFLSAPEAQETFASVNYEYPVNEAVEPSELLQSWGDFKEQDISMSALGENNAQAILLFNEVGWK, from the coding sequence ATGAAGAAATTGTTTTCATTCTTATTAGTGCTTGGCACGCTTTTGATCCTTGCTGCATGCGGCAGCTCGAACAATTCAGAAGAACAACCGGCGGAAACGTCCGGCGACGAAACTGAAACAGCCAGCAACGAAGTGAATCTATATACAGCCCGCCACTATGATGTGGACGATGAGCTTTACAAAAAGTTTGAAGAAGAAACTGGCATCAAAGTCAACTTGATTAAAGGCGAAGCTGACGAGTTGCTTGAGCGTATCAAGCGTGAAGGCGACGCAACACAAGCCGATTTGTTTTTGACGGCTGATGCAGGCCGCCTGCACCGCGCGAAAGAAGACGGCATTTTGCAGTCAGTTTCAAGCGATGTGCTGGATGAGCAGATCCCTGCCAACTTCCAGGACGAAGACCAAATGTGGTATGGCCTGACAAAACGCGCACGCGTCATTATGTACGATAAAGAAAAAGTCGATCCGTCTGAACTATCCACGTACGAAGCATTAACGGAAGACGAATGGGTGGGACGCGTCTTGATCCGCAGCTCTGAGAACATCTACAACCAATCCTTGCTCGCTTCTTTCATTGAATTGAACGGTGAAGAAGAAGCAAAAGAATGGGCAGCCGGCATGGTTGACAACTTTGCGCGCGACCCTGAAGGCGGCGACCGCGACCAAGCCAAAGCAATCGCAGCGGGCGTCGGCGATGTAGCCATCATGAACACGTATTACTTCGGCCAAATGCTGAATTCTGAAGACCCTGAAGAAGTCAAAGTGGCTGAAGGCCTCGATGTATTCTTCCCGAACCAGGATACGACAGGCACGCACGTGAACGTCAGCGGCGCGGGTGTGGTAAAATCAGCTAAGAACCAAGAAAATGCGATTAAATTGCTGGAGTTTCTCTCCGCACCGGAAGCACAGGAAACATTCGCTTCCGTCAATTATGAATACCCAGTAAACGAAGCAGTGGAACCATCCGAATTGCTGCAATCATGGGGTGACTTCAAAGAGCAGGACATCTCGATGTCTGCACTCGGCGAAAACAATGCCCAAGCGATTCTATTGTTCAACGAAGTCGGCTGGAAATAA
- a CDS encoding ABC transporter permease, with translation MQRRLANFNIWTVGAVVIILMLFLPNLTIVTGLFTPSNDNWEHMKEFVLRQFVINSLILTLATAFFTILIGLSLAWLIAQYDFPFRRFLKWALILPLSIPPFIGAYTYHGILNFTGAIQTTLREGFGMELNPAYFDIMNLPGAIFIYTMFLYPYVYTITQVYLSEQSASLIESTRLLGKGPWRTFFQVVLPISRISIIAGASLVVLEVLNDYGVVKYYGIQTFTTAIFQSWFGLGDLDTSIKLAASLMGFVIIILLIEKLLRGRRQYSYFSTKVRPLQLIPLSGWKGFAAAGYGMVILSLGFFIPVIQLIDWTILTFGTIPMEEFMRYVQNSVFVAGLSATLIVILALIVGNFARMVQGKYTKLLPKLTVLGYSIPGAVIAVAVVTAFVALDGYLAPVYVAIGLETTLVLSVSIVLLLAAYIIRFFAIGYNSIETGYDKIGTNFRDASRLLGAGPTKTFFKVDVPMMKGAIISGFILVFIDVLKEIPLTLILRPFNFDTLSTKAFQYASDEKIMEASQASLLIVGISALAIVIFYKILEKEMD, from the coding sequence TTGCAACGCAGATTGGCCAATTTCAATATCTGGACTGTAGGGGCAGTCGTCATCATTCTGATGCTGTTCCTGCCGAACTTGACCATTGTCACCGGGCTGTTCACGCCGTCGAATGACAATTGGGAACATATGAAAGAATTCGTATTGCGTCAGTTTGTCATCAACTCATTGATCCTGACGCTCGCGACAGCGTTCTTCACGATTCTGATCGGGCTGAGCCTGGCCTGGCTGATCGCCCAATACGATTTTCCATTCCGGCGCTTTTTGAAGTGGGCGTTGATCCTCCCTCTTTCCATCCCGCCGTTTATCGGTGCTTATACGTACCACGGCATCTTGAATTTCACCGGCGCCATCCAGACGACGCTGCGCGAGGGATTCGGAATGGAGCTGAACCCGGCGTATTTCGATATCATGAACTTGCCTGGTGCGATTTTCATTTACACGATGTTTTTGTACCCTTATGTTTACACGATCACGCAAGTGTATTTGTCTGAACAATCGGCGTCATTGATCGAAAGCACACGGTTGCTCGGCAAAGGCCCTTGGCGCACGTTTTTCCAAGTGGTGCTGCCGATTTCACGGATTTCCATCATCGCCGGCGCGAGCCTCGTCGTGTTGGAAGTGCTGAATGATTACGGCGTCGTGAAATATTACGGCATCCAAACCTTTACGACCGCCATCTTCCAAAGCTGGTTCGGCCTTGGGGATTTGGATACGTCGATCAAACTGGCCGCGTCTCTCATGGGCTTTGTCATTATCATTCTACTCATCGAGAAGCTGCTCCGCGGCAGGCGGCAATACAGCTATTTCTCGACGAAAGTGCGCCCGCTCCAGCTCATCCCGCTTAGCGGCTGGAAAGGCTTTGCGGCGGCAGGCTATGGCATGGTGATCTTGAGCCTCGGCTTCTTCATCCCTGTCATTCAGCTGATTGACTGGACGATTTTGACCTTCGGGACGATTCCGATGGAAGAATTCATGCGCTATGTGCAAAACTCGGTGTTTGTTGCCGGGCTCAGCGCCACCTTGATCGTCATCCTTGCGCTCATCGTCGGGAATTTCGCCCGCATGGTGCAAGGCAAATATACGAAGCTCTTGCCGAAACTGACAGTGCTCGGCTATTCGATTCCTGGGGCGGTCATCGCCGTCGCCGTCGTCACAGCCTTTGTCGCACTCGATGGCTACCTCGCTCCCGTTTATGTGGCGATCGGCCTCGAGACGACGCTGGTGCTCAGCGTCAGCATTGTTCTGCTGCTTGCCGCTTACATCATCCGCTTCTTCGCCATCGGCTATAACTCGATTGAGACAGGCTATGACAAGATCGGCACGAACTTCCGGGATGCTTCAAGACTGCTCGGCGCCGGCCCGACGAAGACCTTTTTCAAAGTCGACGTACCGATGATGAAAGGCGCGATTATCAGCGGATTTATCCTGGTCTTCATCGATGTGCTCAAGGAGATTCCCTTGACATTGATCCTCAGACCGTTTAATTTTGATACATTGTCAACAAAAGCTTTCCAGTACGCAAGTG